A single window of Vibrio alfacsensis DNA harbors:
- a CDS encoding winged helix-turn-helix domain-containing protein, translating into MCINNILVLGNFTWDRTTHYLKPLVPNDHSEDPKTLTNKQRALLSCLVDAHPNTICNTEIIKKVWGNEHISQESLPQLINRTRRVLEDSQKNILVNKPGIGYSLNFEFAPKTLADNNVESLPPQPPRQGVKKSHSNRWRAVALVLTIVTVFNVWHTAQALYYKMDFERVLHASPYSEIKKDENGNVIVTIDNHECIYHKDQLLLQCP; encoded by the coding sequence ATGTGTATCAACAATATTCTAGTGCTAGGGAATTTTACTTGGGACAGGACGACTCATTACTTAAAACCACTGGTTCCAAATGATCACAGTGAAGATCCAAAAACGCTTACCAACAAGCAGAGAGCGCTACTCTCGTGTCTGGTTGACGCGCATCCAAACACAATATGCAACACTGAGATTATCAAGAAAGTTTGGGGCAATGAGCATATCTCTCAAGAGAGTTTACCTCAGCTCATTAACCGCACCAGGCGAGTATTAGAAGATAGCCAAAAAAACATTCTGGTGAACAAACCAGGTATTGGCTACTCACTTAACTTTGAGTTTGCGCCAAAAACTCTGGCGGACAATAACGTAGAAAGTCTACCGCCGCAGCCACCGAGGCAAGGTGTGAAAAAGAGTCACAGTAATCGGTGGCGCGCTGTGGCTTTAGTACTCACGATCGTCACCGTGTTTAATGTTTGGCATACCGCTCAAGCGCTCTACTATAAAATGGATTTCGAGCGTGTTCTCCATGCAAGCCCTTACTCAGAGATTAAAAAGGATGAGAACGGCAACGTAATCGTAACCATTGATAACCATGAATGCATTTACCACAAAGATCAGCTCCTTCTGCAATGCCCATAA
- a CDS encoding efflux RND transporter periplasmic adaptor subunit yields MTRRTTLSLLIASSLLLVGCEQSQEGQAQMGPAPTPEVTVMTVEPVRQALTVELPGRSRAYMEAEVRPQVTGIISERNFVEGGVVKKGQSLYQIDDSTFQADLLSAEAELIRAQAAAESTHSTVKRYRALITKKSISQQDLDEAEAAYKEAKAQVLVAKARINTAKINLSYAQVKAPIGGVISKSNVTAGALVTANQAATLTTIQQLDPINVDIVQSSSQLLRLKSALSQGQLQEDQSAQVTLKLEDGSTYAHKGIMKFTEVNVDESTGSVTLRAEFANPDGLLLPGMFVRATVTLGVDPDAILIPQNTVTRDSTGKASVLTVGVDNKVSVTPVTTAESINNQWRITDGLKPGDKVITTGIQKVRPGSPVTIQAGQQV; encoded by the coding sequence ATGACACGTAGAACTACGCTATCTCTGCTCATCGCTTCCAGCCTACTTTTGGTTGGTTGTGAGCAGAGTCAAGAGGGCCAAGCCCAGATGGGACCAGCGCCGACACCAGAAGTGACGGTAATGACAGTAGAACCTGTTCGTCAAGCACTTACGGTTGAACTACCAGGCCGCAGTCGTGCTTATATGGAAGCAGAAGTTCGCCCACAGGTAACGGGCATCATCTCTGAGCGTAATTTTGTAGAGGGTGGCGTGGTTAAGAAAGGCCAATCTCTATACCAGATTGATGATTCGACATTCCAAGCGGATTTACTGAGTGCTGAAGCGGAGCTCATCCGCGCGCAAGCGGCAGCAGAATCTACGCATTCAACGGTGAAGCGTTACCGTGCTTTGATCACGAAGAAATCAATCAGCCAACAAGACTTAGATGAAGCAGAAGCGGCTTACAAAGAAGCAAAAGCACAAGTGCTAGTAGCAAAAGCAAGAATTAACACAGCGAAGATCAACTTGTCGTACGCACAAGTTAAAGCGCCAATCGGTGGTGTGATCAGCAAATCGAATGTGACTGCAGGTGCACTTGTGACGGCTAACCAAGCGGCAACACTGACGACAATCCAGCAACTTGATCCGATCAATGTGGACATCGTTCAATCGTCTTCTCAGTTGCTTCGTTTGAAGTCGGCACTATCACAAGGCCAACTACAAGAAGATCAGTCTGCGCAGGTCACCCTGAAACTGGAAGATGGCTCAACGTATGCGCACAAAGGTATCATGAAATTTACCGAAGTTAACGTAGATGAAAGCACCGGTAGTGTAACGCTACGCGCTGAGTTTGCGAACCCAGACGGTTTGTTGCTACCTGGTATGTTTGTACGTGCAACGGTGACATTAGGTGTTGATCCTGATGCCATCCTAATTCCTCAAAATACCGTGACGCGTGACTCTACGGGTAAAGCGTCTGTATTGACTGTCGGTGTCGACAATAAAGTTTCTGTTACCCCAGTTACGACGGCGGAGTCAATCAATAACCAATGGCGTATTACAGATGGCCTGAAACCTGGTGATAAAGTGATTACTACGGGAATCCAAAAAGTGCGCCCAGGTAGCCCTGTAACGATTCAAGCAGGTCAGCAGGTATAA
- a CDS encoding polysaccharide lyase 6 family protein: MKKTMLAGVVAASISALTLVGCNTSPSQTTEAAAPAVVETAVNDITRDYLLATDRLNTVDGSALQAQSADAVQALKQQMENAEDGTTITIPAGKYADLDIVTVKANDITLKAERPGSVWLTGLAQLRLEGNNITVDGLVFTEGGPAERFGGVRMMGNNNTLQNSTFYYFNHAYEYQPDERRSEYPKYLWVSLWGKDGKVINNRFEGKQKRGTLIGVQKDDTPDNHLIANNIFLDQKPNQFNEFDIKEAIRYNGNSWEAIRIGDSKSSQWASNSKFTNNLMIDMDGERELISIKSGGNEISGNTIFESASLISLRHGKANVVKDNVILGNEKLLTGGMRIYDEDHVIENNYITGTRGRDGKIEGNADLRGGIVINTGIIDVANGEKLNQAVKGKELNKQWTPKNITIRNNTLADTEWGIVYGNQTHRVSLFNNSEVKNIFAGVDVHFDSNVVDNHQQEQFVSVRATEELPLVNPTYNNEVYVGTVTNAEQIASYSVELPKSEQVKGFTQYQGVGADTSMLSVVTAETAGPDYLLSNAQK, from the coding sequence ATGAAAAAAACAATGCTTGCTGGCGTGGTTGCCGCGTCCATTTCTGCCCTAACCCTAGTAGGTTGCAACACTTCACCTTCTCAAACCACGGAAGCTGCGGCTCCCGCTGTTGTTGAAACCGCAGTGAATGACATCACTCGCGATTACTTGCTTGCTACGGATCGCTTAAACACAGTGGACGGCAGCGCACTTCAAGCGCAATCAGCAGACGCTGTGCAAGCATTGAAACAACAAATGGAGAATGCCGAAGACGGTACAACAATTACGATTCCTGCGGGTAAATACGCGGATCTTGATATCGTCACGGTGAAAGCCAACGACATTACCCTCAAGGCGGAGCGACCTGGTAGCGTTTGGCTAACGGGTTTGGCTCAGCTTCGCCTTGAGGGTAACAACATCACTGTCGACGGTTTGGTGTTTACCGAAGGCGGCCCAGCTGAACGTTTCGGTGGCGTGCGTATGATGGGTAACAACAACACGTTACAAAACTCTACGTTCTACTACTTCAATCACGCTTACGAATACCAACCGGACGAGCGTCGCTCTGAATACCCGAAATACTTGTGGGTTTCACTTTGGGGTAAAGATGGCAAAGTGATCAATAACCGTTTTGAAGGTAAGCAAAAGCGCGGTACGTTAATTGGTGTACAAAAAGACGACACACCAGATAATCACCTTATTGCTAACAACATTTTCTTGGACCAAAAACCAAACCAGTTCAATGAATTTGACATCAAAGAAGCGATTCGCTACAACGGCAACAGCTGGGAAGCGATTCGAATTGGTGACTCTAAATCTTCTCAATGGGCATCAAATTCTAAGTTCACCAACAACCTGATGATTGATATGGATGGTGAGCGTGAGCTGATTTCGATTAAGTCAGGCGGCAATGAAATCTCTGGCAACACCATCTTTGAAAGCGCCTCTCTGATTTCTCTTCGTCACGGTAAAGCGAACGTGGTGAAAGACAACGTAATTCTCGGTAACGAAAAACTGCTGACTGGCGGTATGCGTATTTACGATGAAGACCACGTGATTGAGAACAACTACATCACTGGCACGCGCGGTCGTGATGGCAAGATTGAAGGCAATGCAGATCTGCGTGGCGGCATCGTGATCAACACCGGCATCATTGATGTCGCAAACGGTGAGAAGCTCAACCAAGCAGTGAAAGGCAAAGAGCTCAACAAACAGTGGACACCAAAGAACATCACCATTCGTAACAACACCCTTGCGGATACGGAATGGGGCATTGTCTACGGCAACCAAACGCACCGCGTTAGCCTATTCAATAACAGTGAAGTGAAGAACATTTTCGCTGGCGTGGACGTTCACTTCGACAGCAATGTGGTTGATAACCACCAGCAAGAGCAATTCGTCAGCGTACGCGCGACAGAAGAGTTGCCGCTGGTGAATCCTACCTACAACAACGAAGTGTACGTCGGCACGGTGACGAACGCAGAACAAATCGCTTCTTACTCGGTAGAGCTACCAAAAAGCGAACAAGTGAAAGGCTTTACTCAATACCAAGGCGTTGGTGCAGATACGAGCATGCTGTCTGTAGTAACGGCGGAAACAGCAGGGCCTGATTACCTCCTTTCAAACGCTCAAAAGTAA
- a CDS encoding sodium:solute symporter family protein: MELNTLIVGIYFLFLIAIGWMFRTFTSTTSDYFRGGGSMLWWMVGATAFMTQFSAWTFTGAAGKAYADGFAVAVIFLANAFGYLMNYLYFAPKFRQLRVVTVIEAIRMRFGKFNEQVFTWSGMPNSVISAGIWLNGLAIIASGIFGFDMTTTIIVTGLVVLVMSVTGGSWAVIASDFMQMVIIMAVTVTCAVVAIVQGGGVTEIMNNFPVEEGASFVSGNNLNYLSIFGIWAFFIFFKQFSITNNMLNSYRYLAAKDSKNAKKAALLACILMTIGPMIWFMPSWFIAGQGIDLAAQYPDAGSKAGDFAYLYFVQEYMPAGMVGLLIAAMFAATMSSMDSGLNRNSGIFVKNFYEPILRPQATEKELVVVSKLTSTFFGIAIILVALFINSLKGLSLFDTMMYVGALIGFPMTIPAFCGFFIKKTPDWAGWGTLVVGGIVSYFVGFVITADMVQNWFNLEPLTGREWSDLKVAIGLIAHLVFTAGFFVMSTLFYKPLSEERQKNVDKFFENLATPLVAESTEQKKLDNKQRRMLGSLIAVAGVGVMTMFVLPNPMWGRLIFVFCGVIVLAVGLLLVKAVDDKIEQASETITES; this comes from the coding sequence ATGGAACTCAATACCCTGATTGTAGGCATCTACTTCCTATTCTTGATTGCAATAGGTTGGATGTTCAGAACATTTACAAGTACCACCAGTGACTACTTCCGAGGTGGCGGTAGCATGCTTTGGTGGATGGTGGGTGCAACTGCATTTATGACACAGTTCAGTGCATGGACATTTACTGGTGCCGCAGGCAAAGCGTATGCAGATGGTTTCGCAGTTGCTGTCATCTTTCTAGCAAACGCGTTCGGCTATCTAATGAACTACTTATACTTCGCACCAAAATTCCGACAACTGCGTGTTGTCACAGTAATTGAAGCAATTAGGATGCGTTTCGGTAAGTTCAATGAGCAAGTGTTCACTTGGTCTGGCATGCCAAACAGCGTGATTTCTGCGGGAATCTGGTTGAATGGTTTAGCGATCATCGCTTCAGGAATCTTTGGCTTTGATATGACAACCACAATCATTGTCACCGGCCTTGTCGTGTTAGTGATGTCAGTGACAGGTGGCTCATGGGCGGTTATTGCTTCTGACTTCATGCAGATGGTAATCATCATGGCGGTAACGGTAACGTGTGCTGTTGTTGCTATCGTTCAAGGCGGTGGTGTTACGGAAATCATGAATAACTTCCCTGTCGAAGAGGGCGCATCATTTGTTTCTGGCAACAATTTAAACTACCTCAGTATCTTCGGAATTTGGGCATTCTTTATCTTCTTCAAGCAGTTCAGTATCACCAATAACATGTTGAACTCTTACCGTTATCTTGCAGCAAAAGACTCAAAAAATGCCAAAAAAGCGGCTTTATTAGCATGTATCTTAATGACAATTGGACCAATGATTTGGTTTATGCCATCTTGGTTTATCGCAGGTCAAGGTATTGATCTTGCTGCGCAATACCCAGACGCAGGCTCTAAAGCCGGTGATTTTGCGTACCTCTATTTTGTCCAAGAATACATGCCAGCAGGTATGGTTGGTCTACTGATTGCCGCTATGTTTGCCGCAACGATGTCCTCTATGGACTCAGGTCTAAACCGTAACTCAGGTATCTTTGTTAAGAACTTCTACGAACCAATTCTGCGTCCTCAAGCGACAGAAAAAGAGCTAGTCGTAGTGTCTAAACTCACGTCGACTTTCTTTGGGATTGCCATCATCCTAGTTGCTCTATTCATCAACTCGCTTAAAGGGCTTAGCCTGTTCGACACCATGATGTACGTTGGCGCACTGATCGGGTTCCCAATGACCATCCCAGCGTTCTGTGGCTTCTTTATTAAAAAGACACCAGATTGGGCTGGCTGGGGCACGCTCGTTGTGGGCGGTATCGTTTCTTACTTCGTCGGCTTTGTTATCACCGCAGACATGGTGCAGAACTGGTTCAATCTAGAACCACTAACTGGCCGCGAGTGGTCTGACTTGAAAGTCGCTATTGGCCTGATCGCGCACCTTGTCTTCACCGCAGGCTTCTTTGTTATGTCAACTCTATTCTACAAACCTCTTTCAGAGGAACGTCAAAAGAACGTAGATAAGTTCTTTGAGAATCTAGCAACACCGCTCGTTGCTGAATCAACAGAACAAAAGAAGCTAGACAACAAACAACGCCGAATGCTTGGTTCACTGATTGCAGTCGCAGGTGTTGGTGTTATGACTATGTTTGTTCTACCTAACCCTATGTGGGGACGCCTAATCTTCGTCTTCTGCGGTGTGATTGTACTTGCTGTTGGTCTACTGCTAGTGAAAGCGGTTGACGACAAAATTGAGCAAGCTTCAGAAACCATAACAGAAAGCTAA
- a CDS encoding alginate lyase family protein, whose product MKTLRPLHLATCLSAVLFSAHSLAADFVFLEQATLEQNRAVLQSDKASDSMKDAYNRLIEEAELAMKDGPFSVADKGMTPPSGSKNDYMSISPYWWPDESKEDGLPWVRHDGKTNPASKTAETDSKRIGHFTRSVRALALAYYFSQDEKYAKQGIEYVRTWFMNDETKMNPNVNYGQGVPGRAEGRRGGIIDTRTLADRMLDSIAILSLSPAWTDKDEQKITQWYGEYLDWLIIDDLSGGPKGEAAAANNHGTWYDFQVASIAYFLGNEPLAKQMVQKGKMRVDTQFEKDGSQPHEIERTRAYHYHYFSLDPLVGIAQIGDKVGIDLWHYENKKGGSLAQGIQLMATYQDPASDWPYTAKDNPRRVERMTPIYLKAGVAMEKPEWVKLATETDFSHFTVKKHLAEVWAQRDIELLYPKQ is encoded by the coding sequence ATGAAAACCCTACGACCTCTACATCTTGCTACCTGCCTCAGCGCCGTTCTTTTTAGTGCTCATTCTCTTGCTGCGGATTTCGTATTCCTTGAGCAAGCCACACTGGAGCAAAACCGCGCCGTTTTACAGTCTGATAAGGCTAGTGATTCAATGAAAGATGCGTACAACCGTCTGATTGAAGAAGCAGAACTGGCGATGAAAGATGGCCCTTTTTCTGTGGCTGACAAAGGCATGACGCCTCCGAGTGGCAGTAAAAATGATTACATGAGCATCAGCCCTTACTGGTGGCCAGACGAATCGAAAGAAGACGGCCTTCCTTGGGTTCGCCACGATGGCAAAACCAACCCTGCATCGAAAACTGCTGAAACTGACTCAAAACGTATTGGTCACTTTACGCGCTCTGTTCGTGCTCTGGCTTTGGCTTACTATTTCAGCCAAGACGAGAAGTACGCAAAACAAGGTATCGAGTACGTTCGTACTTGGTTTATGAATGACGAAACTAAGATGAACCCGAACGTAAATTACGGTCAGGGTGTCCCTGGTCGCGCAGAAGGTCGTCGTGGCGGCATTATTGATACGCGTACTCTGGCTGATCGCATGTTGGATTCAATCGCCATCCTATCGCTTTCTCCTGCTTGGACAGATAAAGATGAGCAGAAAATCACACAATGGTACGGCGAATACCTAGATTGGTTGATCATAGATGACCTCTCAGGTGGTCCAAAAGGTGAAGCTGCAGCGGCAAACAATCACGGCACTTGGTATGACTTCCAAGTCGCGAGTATTGCTTACTTCTTAGGTAATGAGCCTCTAGCAAAGCAGATGGTTCAAAAGGGCAAGATGCGTGTAGATACCCAGTTCGAAAAAGACGGCTCTCAACCTCATGAAATCGAACGTACTCGCGCTTATCACTATCACTATTTCAGCCTAGATCCATTGGTCGGCATCGCTCAAATCGGTGACAAGGTGGGCATCGATCTATGGCACTACGAGAACAAGAAAGGTGGCTCATTAGCGCAAGGTATTCAGCTAATGGCGACTTATCAAGACCCAGCGTCTGACTGGCCTTACACCGCAAAGGACAACCCACGCCGCGTAGAGCGCATGACACCGATTTACCTAAAAGCTGGTGTGGCGATGGAAAAACCCGAGTGGGTAAAACTGGCAACAGAAACCGACTTTAGCCACTTCACAGTGAAGAAACACTTGGCAGAAGTTTGGGCGCAGCGTGATATCGAATTGCTTTACCCAAAACAATAA
- a CDS encoding 3'-5' exonuclease, whose protein sequence is MKRILARFHPCSRLNRKREQYAKQTTMPDYIKALVQTPHLDATQYAQDADYIVLDLETTGLDSEEDLILSIGWVDITKGKVDLATSQHMYINSDSQIKPETAVINHITPQMLSEGVSIHDAMRTFFHAAKGKILVAHACVVETKFISQYLHRVFKLSEPPLIWIDTMCIEKHLQKALNPRDEIDVTLSATRARYGLPEYNGHNALVDAVATAELLLAQKTRITPQGQTTIGTLYRLSL, encoded by the coding sequence ATGAAGCGAATCTTAGCGCGCTTTCATCCCTGCTCGCGCCTGAATAGAAAACGCGAGCAATACGCAAAACAGACAACGATGCCAGACTACATCAAAGCGTTGGTTCAAACACCACATTTGGACGCCACACAATACGCTCAGGACGCTGACTATATCGTGCTGGATTTAGAAACCACAGGGTTAGACAGCGAAGAGGATTTGATCTTATCGATTGGTTGGGTAGACATCACTAAAGGCAAAGTGGATCTTGCCACTAGCCAACATATGTACATCAACAGTGATTCACAGATCAAACCAGAAACGGCCGTCATCAACCACATTACACCTCAGATGCTTTCCGAGGGTGTTTCTATCCATGATGCAATGCGCACGTTCTTCCATGCTGCAAAAGGCAAGATCTTAGTTGCTCACGCTTGTGTCGTTGAAACTAAATTCATTAGTCAATACCTACATCGAGTATTTAAGCTCAGCGAACCACCTTTGATTTGGATCGACACGATGTGCATTGAAAAACACCTCCAAAAAGCGCTCAACCCGCGTGACGAAATCGATGTCACCCTATCTGCGACACGCGCACGCTATGGTTTACCCGAATACAATGGTCACAATGCACTAGTCGATGCGGTTGCTACGGCAGAATTATTGTTGGCGCAAAAAACTCGAATTACCCCTCAAGGACAAACCACCATCGGTACCCTTTATCGACTGAGTCTCTAA
- a CDS encoding putative nucleotidyltransferase substrate binding domain-containing protein: MTDPLLPNILQFIGQIDPFDKIPKSALRDLASHVKIIYLGKGEVIDQCVTGEEKSLYIIRTGSMEQRKTDGILRAKLGPEDIFGFTFLGSHIDSSKGYRAIAIENSLVYVIPNSALKQLFKTHPECAEHFASQVQVRLKSALDVVWSNKEKGLFVRRVDEVASARVATVKAEHSIQTVANEMLTKCSPCAVVYEDDKIVGLITDRDMTKRVIAQGVSTDRPISDVMTHDPQTIKPDDLVLHAASIMMQHNIRNLPLVENNKVVGVLTTTHLVQNHRVQAIFLIEKIKYAGSVASLSSFTSERQAIFEALVEGHVSPEAIGKVMTMIMDAYTRRLIQIAIDKLGPPPCDFSWIVAGSHARNEVHMLSDQDSAIVLADHATENDRIYFKHLAMIVTNGLASCDYPLCPGKFMAATPKWCQTLSVWKKYYKKWVANPEYERLLNISVFLEIRTLHGNRDYERILRDELHTNIRSNREFLSMLVNDAVNTNPPLGIFNSLVLEKSGENKKTLDVKKYAINLIIDLARIYGLAVECDLTATDERFKAANEAGVLSEDAYKNILNAYQFILSFRFGHQLEALKRGEEPNNHIDPNTFGSFERQHLKDAFRIIADLQEAAKVRFGSR; encoded by the coding sequence ATGACTGATCCTTTATTACCGAACATACTGCAATTTATCGGGCAGATTGACCCATTCGATAAAATTCCAAAATCAGCACTACGTGATCTGGCATCGCATGTAAAGATCATCTACCTTGGAAAAGGCGAAGTCATCGATCAATGTGTGACAGGTGAAGAGAAATCCCTCTACATCATTCGAACCGGCTCTATGGAACAGAGAAAAACGGATGGCATTCTACGCGCGAAGTTAGGTCCAGAAGACATTTTCGGCTTTACTTTTCTTGGAAGCCACATTGATAGCAGTAAAGGTTATCGTGCGATTGCGATTGAAAATTCTCTTGTGTATGTCATTCCCAACTCTGCCCTAAAACAATTGTTTAAAACTCACCCAGAGTGTGCCGAGCACTTTGCGTCTCAAGTTCAAGTTAGATTGAAATCTGCGCTGGATGTCGTGTGGTCAAATAAAGAAAAAGGCTTATTCGTTCGCCGCGTAGACGAGGTTGCTAGCGCTCGTGTTGCTACCGTGAAAGCCGAACACTCGATACAAACTGTCGCTAATGAAATGCTCACCAAATGTTCACCTTGCGCCGTCGTTTATGAGGACGACAAAATCGTTGGCTTGATTACCGACCGCGACATGACTAAACGTGTCATCGCACAAGGCGTTAGTACTGACCGCCCTATTTCTGACGTCATGACGCACGATCCGCAAACCATCAAACCGGATGATCTTGTCTTGCATGCCGCATCTATAATGATGCAACACAATATTCGTAACTTACCGTTAGTTGAGAACAACAAAGTCGTTGGCGTGTTAACCACGACACATCTTGTACAAAATCACCGTGTGCAAGCTATCTTCCTGATTGAAAAAATCAAATACGCTGGCAGTGTGGCATCTCTTTCAAGCTTTACGTCGGAACGCCAAGCAATCTTTGAAGCACTCGTTGAGGGGCACGTTTCACCGGAAGCCATCGGCAAAGTGATGACCATGATCATGGATGCCTATACACGCCGTTTAATTCAAATTGCCATAGATAAGCTTGGGCCCCCACCTTGTGACTTCTCCTGGATTGTGGCTGGTTCCCATGCTCGCAATGAAGTCCACATGTTATCTGACCAAGACAGTGCGATTGTGCTTGCTGACCATGCAACAGAAAACGACCGGATTTACTTTAAGCATCTTGCAATGATCGTCACTAACGGTTTGGCCAGTTGTGATTACCCTTTGTGCCCAGGCAAGTTCATGGCAGCAACACCAAAGTGGTGCCAAACACTGAGTGTCTGGAAGAAGTACTACAAAAAGTGGGTGGCAAACCCAGAATACGAACGCTTACTGAACATCAGTGTATTTTTGGAAATCCGAACACTGCATGGTAATAGAGACTACGAACGCATCTTACGAGATGAGCTGCACACGAATATTCGCAGCAATCGCGAATTCCTATCGATGTTGGTCAACGATGCCGTCAATACCAACCCGCCATTAGGTATCTTCAACAGCCTAGTTTTAGAAAAGTCCGGCGAGAACAAAAAAACGTTAGATGTGAAGAAGTACGCCATCAACCTGATCATAGACTTAGCGCGAATCTATGGTTTGGCGGTCGAATGTGATTTAACCGCGACCGACGAGCGTTTCAAAGCGGCAAATGAAGCGGGAGTGCTGAGTGAAGATGCTTACAAAAACATTTTGAATGCGTACCAGTTCATCTTATCTTTTCGTTTTGGACATCAATTAGAGGCGCTTAAGCGAGGTGAAGAGCCAAATAACCACATCGACCCAAATACCTTTGGTAGCTTTGAACGCCAGCACTTGAAAGACGCATTCCGTATTATTGCAGACTTACAGGAAGCGGCAAAAGTACGCTTTGGGAGCCGCTAA
- a CDS encoding FadR/GntR family transcriptional regulator codes for MSGEFHSISGSKRSLHVQVAREIARGILSGKLPQGSILPGEMALCEQFGISRTALREAVKLLTSKGLLESRPKVGTRVINRAYWNFLDPQLIEWMDGLADTDQFCSQFLGLRRAIEPEACALAAIHATADQRIELSETFQQMVEISEADVFDQERWMTVDIRFHSLIFNATGNDFYLPFGNILTTMFINFIAHSSEEGSTCIKEHRQIYDAIMAGNADKARQASANHLLDSKHRLAVVN; via the coding sequence ATGTCTGGCGAATTTCATTCTATTTCAGGCTCTAAGCGAAGCCTTCATGTGCAAGTAGCCCGTGAAATTGCACGTGGCATTTTGTCTGGTAAGCTTCCTCAAGGTTCAATCCTACCTGGCGAAATGGCCCTTTGTGAGCAATTTGGCATTAGCCGCACTGCGCTACGTGAGGCGGTAAAACTCCTGACATCTAAAGGATTGCTTGAATCTCGACCAAAAGTAGGCACTCGTGTTATCAACCGTGCTTACTGGAACTTCTTAGATCCTCAACTCATTGAATGGATGGATGGCTTAGCAGACACCGACCAATTCTGTAGTCAGTTCTTAGGTTTAAGACGAGCAATCGAGCCTGAAGCCTGTGCACTGGCCGCAATTCATGCCACAGCAGACCAACGCATTGAATTATCTGAAACTTTCCAACAAATGGTTGAGATTTCGGAGGCGGATGTTTTTGATCAAGAAAGATGGATGACGGTCGATATTCGTTTCCATAGCCTAATCTTCAACGCAACAGGAAATGACTTTTATCTCCCGTTTGGCAATATCTTGACGACAATGTTTATAAACTTCATTGCGCACTCTTCTGAAGAAGGCAGCACTTGCATCAAAGAACACCGTCAGATCTATGATGCCATTATGGCAGGCAATGCAGATAAGGCCCGTCAAGCGTCAGCTAATCACCTGCTAGACTCTAAACATCGACTCGCAGTAGTTAATTAG
- a CDS encoding FadR/GntR family transcriptional regulator, whose product MAQFSLVEDSHRKIHVQVARQIARKILSGELNQHERLPSEMDLCDAFGVSRTALRESTKLLSAKGLIESKPKVGTTVCQRNNWHFLDPQLLDWIRDLENTEPFLAQFLGLRKAIEPEACALAASNATAEHRKELSVIFQRMTLAAERYEYDDWTANDHLFHQTIFLSTGNQFYIPFSNILSTIFKLFIDHSAEGGRFCIEEHCEIYDAIMAGNGAQARLASHTLLNDENQKLSQVVNA is encoded by the coding sequence ATGGCACAGTTTTCTCTTGTAGAAGATTCACATCGTAAGATTCATGTGCAAGTTGCCAGGCAAATCGCCCGTAAAATACTGTCAGGTGAGTTAAATCAGCACGAAAGGCTGCCAAGTGAAATGGATCTCTGCGATGCATTTGGTGTTAGTCGCACAGCCCTACGTGAGTCAACCAAATTGCTATCTGCAAAAGGGCTTATTGAGTCTAAACCGAAAGTGGGTACGACCGTCTGCCAGCGTAACAATTGGCACTTTTTAGACCCTCAGCTCTTAGATTGGATCCGAGATCTTGAGAATACTGAACCATTTTTGGCTCAGTTTTTAGGGTTACGTAAAGCCATTGAACCAGAAGCTTGTGCATTGGCTGCAAGTAATGCGACAGCAGAGCACAGAAAGGAATTGTCTGTCATTTTTCAGCGTATGACTTTGGCCGCTGAACGTTATGAGTATGATGATTGGACGGCTAATGATCACTTATTTCACCAGACAATTTTCCTTTCAACGGGGAATCAATTCTATATTCCGTTTAGTAATATTCTCTCTACCATTTTTAAGCTGTTTATCGATCATTCAGCCGAAGGTGGTCGATTTTGCATTGAAGAGCATTGCGAGATATATGATGCCATTATGGCGGGAAATGGAGCTCAAGCTCGCTTGGCATCGCACACTTTGCTTAATGACGAAAACCAAAAACTGTCTCAGGTTGTCAATGCTTGA